One segment of Macrotis lagotis isolate mMagLag1 chromosome 1, bilby.v1.9.chrom.fasta, whole genome shotgun sequence DNA contains the following:
- the LOC141505596 gene encoding uncharacterized protein LOC141505596: MLPFSSLSPSALITLLAVLACLIVPCCLLLFCRTGIFQFCHLLGLQPRLVDSMGGRNSIPAFQLEEKGVVAAQLYKLCAKHGCKLPIKTCRAFVENIWNICPWVQHSGIQPRKWKVVGQQMASYDDTCPGKLTPEDFTVYKIVDAALHPQKVTLARPISTQVGSSLAGSDSESSEEEGRPPPPLYPWEELRRNNGGTRGPQGEENAACPSLPRQKGKGEGDECGALRDSGPEVSEHGKGGVQTVLRGGRKRSVSRWDREAADEEGGVRADWTAAAPQTWRPSQETEAKNPPCSLSALQRSPQGLRPSGLLATSASIAIEKGEEVDWDDWGLYPVFTDPLTGARDYRPVPFKMLKELKEAVTKYGPSSPYASIVTAKEIEAWAARIPRGKQKGDDKESVSIDAF, from the coding sequence atgcttcctttctcttccctttctccttctgctctaatcacgctccttgccgtgctggcctgtctgattgtgccctgctgcctccttctcttttgccgaacgggaattttccagttctgccacctgttaggattgcagcctcggctagtagacagcatggggggccggaatagtattcccgcctttcagctggaggagaaaggggtcgttgcagcgcagctttataaactctgcgctaagcatggctgtaaattacctatcaagacgtgccgtgcttttgttgagaatatctggaacatctgcccttgggtgcaacatagtgggatccaaccacgtaaatggaaggtggtagggcagcagatggcctcctatgatgacacctgcccgggaaaactgacccctgaggattttacagtgtataagatagtggatgcagccctgcatccccagaaggtgactttggcacgaccaatcagcactcaggtgggtagctcgttggcgggatcggattcagagagctcagaggaagagggaaggccaccccctcccctgtatccatgggaggaacttagaagaaacaatgggggaacaaggggcccccagggagaagaaaatgccgcatgcccctccttaccgagacagaaaggaaagggggagggcgatgaatgtggcgcacttagagattcagggccggaagtttccgagcacgggaagggaggggtgcaaacagtcctcaggggtggcaggaagaggagcgtgagtaggtgggaccgggaggctgctgacgaggagggaggggtccgcgctgattggacagctgccgcgccccagacttggcggcccagccaggaaacagaggcaaaaaatcccccgtgttccttgtccgcccttcagagatcccctcaagggctccgcccatccggcctacttgccacgagtgcctccatagcaatagagaaaggggaggaggtggactgggatgactggggcctctacccggtatttacggacccccttaccggagcccgagactaccgccctgtcccttttaagatgcttaaggaacttaaggaggccgtgactaaatacggcccaagctccccttat